One window of Thermacetogenium phaeum DSM 12270 genomic DNA carries:
- a CDS encoding GDSL-type esterase/lipase family protein, translated as MQCVRKIVCLGDSLTYGYPYGLEASWVNYVSRNSSFELVNAGVNGNTFEDMVGRYEGDVRRHRPDAVVILGGTNDAHCSEISCDQAIYCLGKIIVSALKDGIRPVVATPIPVADDDAVNAKLQRIVSDARRLSEELRLSLLDFAAPFYNEQGAIREELYIDGVHPNRDGYEVMGKTALNFFLHYFQR; from the coding sequence ATGCAGTGCGTTAGAAAAATTGTCTGCCTGGGGGACAGCCTTACCTACGGCTATCCGTACGGGTTGGAGGCATCATGGGTGAATTATGTTTCCCGGAATTCTTCCTTTGAACTCGTCAATGCCGGTGTCAACGGTAATACCTTCGAAGACATGGTAGGGAGGTACGAAGGGGACGTCAGGCGTCACCGCCCTGATGCTGTGGTCATCCTGGGCGGCACCAATGATGCCCACTGCAGCGAAATATCCTGTGATCAGGCCATTTATTGTCTTGGTAAAATAATTGTCAGCGCCCTGAAAGACGGCATTCGACCGGTAGTTGCCACACCAATCCCGGTTGCCGATGATGATGCCGTTAACGCTAAGTTGCAGCGCATTGTTTCTGATGCGCGCCGGCTGTCCGAAGAACTGCGATTGAGCCTGCTGGATTTTGCAGCGCCTTTTTACAACGAGCAGGGAGCCATTCGAGAAGAACTGTATATTGATGGAGTTCACCCCAACAGGGACGGCTACGAGGTAATGGGAAAAACGGCTTTGAATTTTTTTCTGCATTATTTCCAGAGATGA
- a CDS encoding tRNA lysidine(34) synthetase has translation MAKKRFHDSLWKPVGRAISDYHMIQEGDRIAAGISGGKDSLTLLYALSEIRKFSPVKFDLYAITVDLGYDVSLDPIRDFCREINVNWSQVHTQIGPIVFDYRKEPNPCSLCSKMRNGALHMAAQQMGCNKVALAHNLDDAIETFFLCLFYERRIKTFQPVSYLSRRNLMLIRPLIYVHEKTVTNFALFFKLPVVENPCPANHHTERDEMKKVISFLEKKFPGVRERILTALKNAQPNHLWK, from the coding sequence TTGGCAAAGAAGCGGTTTCACGACTCTCTTTGGAAGCCTGTTGGACGGGCCATTAGCGATTACCATATGATTCAAGAAGGAGATAGAATAGCCGCCGGCATTTCCGGCGGCAAGGACAGCCTCACGCTGCTCTACGCCTTAAGCGAAATTCGAAAGTTTTCCCCGGTCAAGTTCGATCTGTACGCCATTACCGTAGACCTCGGCTACGATGTTTCCCTCGATCCGATCAGGGATTTTTGCCGGGAGATCAATGTCAACTGGTCACAAGTACACACACAGATCGGTCCTATTGTTTTCGATTACCGCAAAGAACCAAACCCCTGCTCTCTTTGCAGTAAGATGCGCAATGGAGCCCTGCACATGGCGGCACAACAAATGGGATGCAACAAGGTAGCCCTGGCCCATAACCTGGACGATGCTATCGAAACCTTTTTTCTCTGTCTTTTTTACGAGCGTCGGATAAAAACCTTCCAGCCAGTCAGCTACCTGTCACGCAGAAATCTGATGCTGATCCGGCCTTTAATATACGTGCATGAAAAAACAGTGACCAACTTCGCCCTGTTTTTTAAGTTGCCGGTCGTAGAAAACCCCTGCCCTGCCAACCATCACACAGAGCGTGATGAAATGAAGAAGGTTATTTCTTTTCTGGAAAAGAAATTCCCGGGTGTGCGCGAACGTATTCTCACGGCACTAAAGAATGCACAACCGAATCATCTCTGGAAATAA
- the trmL gene encoding tRNA (uridine(34)/cytosine(34)/5-carboxymethylaminomethyluridine(34)-2'-O)-methyltransferase TrmL: MFNVVLYEPEIPQNTGNIARLCAATGCRLHLIGPLGFSLQNRYLKRAGLDYWDMVDVYYYDCFDDLKAKHSKGRFFYVTTKGKRFYTYFDYEPGDFFVFGSETKGLPEKLLADNSELCVRIPMVPAARCLNLSNSVAIIVYAALSKQKFRGLS; the protein is encoded by the coding sequence ATGTTCAACGTAGTTCTTTACGAACCAGAAATACCTCAAAATACAGGAAACATTGCCCGGCTCTGCGCAGCGACCGGGTGTCGTCTGCACCTTATCGGTCCTCTTGGTTTCTCTCTGCAGAATCGCTATTTGAAGAGGGCGGGGCTTGATTACTGGGATATGGTTGATGTTTATTATTACGACTGTTTTGATGACCTGAAAGCTAAACACTCCAAAGGAAGATTTTTTTATGTAACGACCAAGGGGAAAAGGTTTTATACCTACTTTGATTACGAGCCGGGTGACTTTTTTGTTTTTGGGAGCGAGACAAAGGGGTTGCCGGAAAAGCTCTTGGCTGACAACAGCGAATTATGCGTCCGCATTCCTATGGTTCCTGCAGCGAGATGCCTGAACCTGTCGAATTCCGTTGCGATAATAGTTTATGCTGCCTTGTCTAAACAAAAGTTTAGAGGCTTAAGCTAA
- a CDS encoding radical SAM protein, translating into MGYLELYQTGELARRTADFKKLLEPCRLCPRKCGASRISGERGECGAGRNAEISDYGPHFGEEPPLVGKGGSGTIFFAFCSLRCVFCQNFETSRGKYKYTVNTGKLAEIMLELQRIGCVNINLVTPTHYIPQILDALLVACERGLNLPLVYNCSGYERLEVLRKLDQIVDIYLPDIKYADEKIALKYSRISDYPQVAKDALKEMHRQVGELVLDEKGVALKGLLIRHLVMPGGVAGTADLMKFIAQEVSPNSWINIMKQYYPTYLAHRYPEIDRRITRKEFLEALEAARKASSDFHLL; encoded by the coding sequence ATGGGTTACCTTGAACTCTATCAGACCGGCGAGTTGGCCCGGCGAACTGCTGATTTCAAGAAGCTACTGGAGCCTTGCAGGCTCTGTCCGAGAAAATGCGGCGCATCCAGAATATCCGGCGAGCGCGGTGAGTGCGGTGCCGGAAGGAATGCGGAAATCTCAGATTATGGGCCGCATTTCGGCGAAGAGCCCCCACTTGTCGGAAAAGGAGGCTCCGGAACGATCTTTTTCGCCTTCTGCAGCCTGCGCTGCGTCTTCTGCCAGAACTTCGAAACCAGCAGGGGAAAGTACAAATATACCGTCAATACTGGCAAGCTTGCAGAAATAATGCTCGAACTCCAGAGGATAGGGTGCGTTAACATCAACCTTGTTACTCCAACTCATTACATCCCGCAAATATTAGATGCTCTGCTTGTAGCCTGTGAGCGCGGCCTCAATTTACCCCTGGTCTATAACTGCAGCGGATATGAAAGACTAGAGGTGCTGCGGAAGCTAGATCAAATTGTAGACATCTATCTTCCGGACATTAAGTATGCCGATGAAAAAATAGCGCTTAAGTACTCCCGGATATCCGATTACCCGCAGGTTGCCAAGGATGCTCTCAAGGAAATGCACCGTCAGGTAGGAGAATTGGTGCTGGATGAAAAAGGTGTTGCCTTGAAAGGACTGCTTATCCGTCACCTGGTAATGCCGGGTGGAGTAGCAGGCACAGCAGATTTAATGAAGTTTATTGCCCAAGAGGTCTCCCCCAATTCATGGATTAACATTATGAAGCAGTACTATCCCACCTATCTCGCCCATCGCTACCCTGAAATTGATAGAAGGATCACCCGAAAGGAATTCCTTGAAGCCCTAGAAGCAGCAAGGAAGGCCAGTTCTGACTTCCATCTGCTCTGA
- a CDS encoding NAD(P)H-dependent oxidoreductase, whose translation MNVLVIYSHPNPASFNSAILGVVKDELARRDVSVKVKDLYAMNWNPVLSNFDLEQMAAGMVPDDIAREQEDVSWADLLIFISPVWWYSVTAIMKGYIERVMSLGFAYEETDQGARGLMQGKRALFITTLGADEQTARETGMIDALRISLINGFGKYCGFDEVVFRGYYAVPLVSDEERKKMLENVRLVVTSMIS comes from the coding sequence ATGAATGTTCTGGTAATATACTCCCATCCGAATCCGGCGAGTTTTAATTCGGCTATTTTAGGGGTAGTAAAGGATGAGCTCGCCAGAAGGGATGTTTCGGTAAAAGTTAAGGACCTTTATGCCATGAACTGGAATCCGGTATTAAGCAACTTCGATTTGGAGCAGATGGCGGCTGGTATGGTACCCGATGACATTGCCAGGGAGCAGGAGGATGTTTCCTGGGCCGACTTGTTGATCTTTATCAGCCCGGTCTGGTGGTATTCTGTTACCGCAATAATGAAGGGATATATCGAGCGGGTGATGAGCCTTGGATTCGCCTATGAGGAGACAGATCAGGGAGCACGTGGGCTGATGCAAGGCAAGAGGGCGCTTTTTATCACCACTTTAGGCGCCGATGAACAGACTGCCCGGGAAACCGGCATGATTGATGCTTTAAGAATATCGCTGATCAATGGTTTTGGAAAGTACTGCGGTTTTGATGAAGTGGTTTTTAGGGGTTATTACGCGGTACCTTTGGTTTCCGACGAGGAGCGCAAAAAGATGCTGGAGAATGTGAGATTGGTGGTTACCAGTATGATTTCCTGA
- a CDS encoding NAD-dependent malic enzyme — MDTKPTAGYSATVRIEYPNTVGMLGKVTSAIGMAGGDLGSIDIVSIDRNLITRDINFYAAGTEHIHQIVKEIKKIPHITIKQVTDRIFAVHHGGKIETKIKYPINNRDDLSLVYTPGVARVCREIHENPKHVYNYTIKGNTIAIVTDGTAVLGLGEMGPLAALPVMEGKAMLFKEFAGINAFPICLDTKDPDEIVSIVKNISPVFGGINLEDISAPRCFEIEERLREGLDIPVFHDDQHGTAVVVLAALYNALKIVKKDLGEIKIAVSGAGAAGIACVKLLISAGANPKKIIIADNWGIIYEGRPDGMDKYKQELAAITNPKKVTGTIHDAVEGADVFLGVSVGGLLTRKDIIKMAKNPIVFALANPVPEISPEEAQPYARVVATGRSDYPNQINNVLCFPGFFRGLLNARVRRITRGMEIAAAQALASLIKPDELNEDYIIPSVLDRRVQLAVARAVERVAREEW; from the coding sequence ATGGATACCAAACCAACAGCAGGATACAGCGCAACGGTAAGGATCGAATACCCGAATACAGTGGGAATGCTGGGCAAGGTGACATCAGCCATCGGAATGGCCGGCGGGGATCTGGGGTCCATTGATATCGTCTCTATCGACCGCAATCTGATCACAAGAGACATCAACTTTTATGCCGCCGGTACCGAACACATTCACCAGATTGTAAAAGAGATCAAAAAAATTCCCCATATTACGATCAAACAGGTAACAGATAGAATATTTGCCGTACATCATGGTGGAAAAATTGAGACCAAGATAAAGTATCCCATCAACAACCGGGATGACCTTTCCCTTGTCTATACCCCCGGAGTAGCCCGGGTTTGCCGGGAGATACATGAAAATCCCAAACACGTTTACAACTATACCATAAAAGGTAACACGATCGCTATTGTTACCGACGGCACCGCTGTTCTGGGGTTAGGTGAGATGGGCCCATTGGCGGCACTACCGGTGATGGAAGGTAAAGCTATGCTCTTCAAAGAGTTCGCCGGTATCAATGCCTTTCCTATCTGTCTGGACACTAAGGACCCTGATGAGATCGTTAGCATTGTTAAAAATATCTCCCCTGTTTTCGGCGGCATCAATCTTGAAGATATTTCTGCGCCCCGTTGTTTTGAAATCGAGGAAAGACTGCGTGAGGGGTTGGATATACCGGTTTTTCATGACGACCAGCATGGAACAGCCGTTGTTGTTCTGGCAGCTCTTTACAACGCTTTAAAAATCGTTAAAAAAGACCTCGGAGAGATTAAAATTGCCGTATCTGGTGCCGGGGCCGCCGGAATTGCCTGTGTCAAATTGCTGATCAGCGCCGGTGCGAATCCCAAAAAAATAATTATCGCTGATAACTGGGGCATCATCTACGAGGGCCGTCCCGATGGGATGGATAAATACAAACAGGAACTGGCCGCGATCACCAATCCAAAGAAGGTGACCGGTACTATTCATGATGCCGTTGAAGGCGCCGATGTTTTCCTTGGAGTTTCGGTCGGAGGCCTTTTAACAAGAAAAGATATTATCAAGATGGCCAAAAACCCAATTGTTTTTGCTCTGGCCAATCCGGTACCGGAGATATCTCCGGAAGAGGCACAGCCCTATGCCAGGGTGGTGGCTACTGGAAGATCGGATTACCCTAATCAGATCAATAATGTCTTGTGTTTTCCCGGATTCTTTAGAGGGCTTTTAAACGCCCGGGTGAGAAGGATTACCAGGGGGATGGAAATTGCTGCCGCTCAAGCCCTGGCGAGCCTTATCAAGCCCGATGAATTGAACGAAGACTATATTATCCCTTCGGTTCTTGATCGAAGGGTACAGCTTGCGGTTGCCCGGGCTGTGGAAAGGGTTGCCAGAGAAGAATGGTGA
- a CDS encoding single-stranded-DNA-specific exonuclease RecJ, with product MARRLARAAAKREKVLVVGDSDCDGVCGTLIMTRFLTRCGANARPYIPARQDEGYGIQPSHVRRAVDNEFDLIVTVDNGISAFQAAETARALGIDLVVTDHHEPQGKLPDVPIVDPKLPGSVCYREYSGTGIAYLTCWAVARILGVPAPEEYLDLVALATVVDVCPLTGENFSLARRGLLQMRANLRPGLQALLNGGKGLPITGRTLSWILGPLINSAGRYGNPLLAYRLLSARTVEEAEPLARELKRINAERKNMVEAVSKECLARCDGSAFPLIASPDWPEGVIGIAAGRLVEAVLRPAAVGVICGKIVRFSARSIGEFNLTAALEECQSRTKALKAFGGHKLAAGFSIDYANLHLVRDTLNDIARSQLQPEDRARWIEIDARLEAVPTPAEVERLDFLEPHGNENPEPTFYVHDRAVNVRSGAGWFLVRLNSGLKFFTSQPVEAGERIHTAISLAVDVYDGHKEIIGHAVDVRTFLCARDSLMRQYMLWRRGKDISEWAERIFSELGLERTGFNAKTSLFLSPTFLRFGAVRSGQDL from the coding sequence GTGGCGCGCAGGCTGGCCAGGGCGGCCGCAAAGAGAGAAAAGGTGCTGGTTGTAGGGGATTCCGATTGCGATGGGGTATGCGGAACCCTGATTATGACCCGTTTTCTCACGCGATGTGGTGCGAATGCGCGCCCATATATACCGGCACGCCAGGATGAAGGGTATGGGATTCAACCCTCTCATGTGCGGCGTGCCGTGGACAATGAGTTTGATCTTATTGTGACCGTTGACAACGGCATCTCGGCCTTTCAGGCAGCGGAGACTGCGCGAGCGCTTGGAATCGATCTCGTCGTTACAGACCATCATGAGCCTCAGGGAAAGCTTCCAGATGTGCCGATTGTCGACCCAAAACTGCCTGGCTCCGTCTGTTACCGGGAGTATTCGGGAACAGGAATTGCCTATCTTACATGCTGGGCTGTTGCCAGAATATTGGGTGTTCCTGCTCCAGAAGAGTATCTCGATCTTGTTGCTCTGGCTACGGTTGTAGATGTTTGCCCTCTTACTGGTGAAAATTTTTCTCTAGCGCGCCGTGGCCTTCTCCAGATGCGGGCCAATCTGCGCCCAGGATTGCAGGCTCTGCTGAATGGGGGAAAAGGACTCCCAATTACCGGGCGAACCTTAAGCTGGATTTTGGGGCCGCTTATTAACTCGGCAGGGAGGTACGGTAACCCCCTTCTGGCCTATCGACTGCTTTCAGCCCGGACGGTGGAGGAGGCGGAACCACTCGCCAGAGAGCTAAAGAGGATCAATGCCGAACGCAAGAATATGGTTGAAGCAGTCAGCAAAGAATGTCTTGCCAGGTGCGACGGCTCGGCCTTTCCCCTGATTGCGTCACCGGACTGGCCTGAAGGGGTTATCGGCATTGCGGCCGGGAGGCTGGTTGAGGCTGTGCTCAGGCCGGCGGCAGTTGGCGTCATTTGCGGAAAAATTGTTCGTTTTTCGGCGCGTTCCATCGGAGAATTTAACCTGACTGCGGCTTTGGAGGAATGCCAGTCTCGCACTAAAGCCTTAAAGGCCTTCGGTGGGCATAAGCTTGCTGCGGGATTTTCAATCGACTATGCAAATTTACACCTCGTAAGGGACACCTTGAACGATATTGCCAGGAGCCAGCTGCAGCCTGAGGACCGGGCCCGGTGGATCGAGATCGATGCCAGACTCGAGGCAGTACCGACTCCGGCTGAAGTGGAGCGTCTTGATTTCTTGGAGCCTCATGGAAACGAAAACCCTGAACCCACTTTTTATGTGCATGACCGTGCCGTTAATGTCAGAAGTGGTGCGGGGTGGTTTCTGGTGAGGCTAAATTCGGGATTGAAGTTTTTCACCTCCCAGCCTGTGGAGGCCGGGGAGAGGATCCATACTGCTATATCCCTCGCAGTTGATGTTTATGATGGACATAAAGAAATCATCGGGCATGCCGTGGATGTGCGCACCTTTCTCTGTGCCCGGGATAGCCTGATGCGCCAGTATATGTTGTGGAGACGGGGGAAGGATATCTCCGAGTGGGCAGAGCGGATCTTCAGCGAGCTTGGCCTTGAACGGACAGGTTTTAATGCCAAGACAAGCCTTTTCTTGAGCCCAACCTTTTTACGTTTTGGTGCCGTCAGATCCGGTCAGGACCTATAG
- a CDS encoding RCKP-type rubredoxin-like domain-containing protein: MAIWKCGDCGWEKDTRCKPKKCGSCGGSNIKKKE, from the coding sequence ATGGCAATTTGGAAGTGCGGGGACTGCGGATGGGAAAAGGACACCCGGTGTAAACCTAAAAAGTGTGGATCTTGTGGGGGGAGCAACATTAAAAAGAAGGAGTGA
- a CDS encoding aspartate aminotransferase family protein: MKAGETKLIGLQEALQLERKKISSLYKQYANPGLATMLGLINFDKKFVRAEGVRVWDDKGDEYLDFLGGYGALNFGHNHPRIVEAVQQAAELPNLLQAALGTLYAALAHNLAQITPGELSRSFFGNSGAEAVEGALKLARAATGRKRIIYCEGSFHGKTLGALSVTGKGKYQDPFRPLIPGCESVPYGSAEALEDKLKDGDAAAFIVEPIQGEGGVYVPEPGYLKRAREICSRYGTLLIIDEIQTGFARTGTLFACEQEGVVPDIMCLGKSLGGGIMPISAFTTTEEIWDRAFGGFERCTLHTSTFGGNARACAAGIAAIQVMLEDKLDAEAREKGAYLMQGMKELQQKYPSFIKEVRGRGLLIGVEFNRFSGGILNRVTGGRLEKIVDEYLAALVAGELMNRYHIITAYTLNNPNVIRFEPPLIVSREQLDYLLEALDDIFKKHRSIWGLLLAGGKNILLK; encoded by the coding sequence ATGAAAGCAGGGGAAACCAAATTGATTGGTCTTCAAGAAGCACTGCAACTGGAGCGCAAAAAAATAAGCAGTCTCTACAAGCAATATGCAAATCCCGGCCTGGCCACGATGCTGGGCTTGATTAACTTCGACAAGAAGTTCGTGCGCGCTGAAGGGGTGCGTGTCTGGGATGATAAAGGGGATGAATATCTGGACTTTTTAGGCGGTTACGGTGCCCTTAACTTTGGGCACAACCATCCCCGCATCGTCGAGGCTGTGCAGCAGGCTGCGGAACTTCCGAATCTTCTGCAGGCAGCATTGGGTACCCTCTACGCCGCGCTTGCCCACAACCTGGCCCAGATAACTCCCGGAGAGCTTTCCCGCTCCTTTTTTGGAAACAGCGGAGCAGAAGCGGTTGAGGGTGCTTTAAAGCTGGCGAGGGCGGCTACCGGAAGGAAGAGGATCATTTACTGTGAGGGCTCCTTCCACGGAAAAACTCTTGGTGCTCTCTCGGTTACGGGCAAGGGTAAATACCAGGACCCTTTTCGTCCTCTTATTCCCGGGTGTGAGTCTGTCCCGTACGGTAGCGCTGAGGCTCTGGAAGATAAACTGAAGGATGGAGATGCAGCAGCCTTCATCGTTGAACCCATTCAAGGGGAGGGAGGTGTTTACGTACCGGAGCCAGGGTATTTGAAAAGGGCCAGAGAAATATGTAGCCGCTACGGAACACTATTAATAATCGATGAAATTCAAACCGGCTTCGCCCGCACAGGTACGCTCTTTGCCTGTGAGCAAGAAGGGGTCGTGCCCGACATCATGTGCCTCGGAAAATCGCTTGGCGGAGGTATCATGCCCATATCTGCCTTTACAACCACGGAGGAAATCTGGGACCGGGCATTTGGAGGATTTGAGAGGTGTACCCTTCATACTTCTACTTTCGGGGGTAATGCTCGCGCCTGTGCCGCGGGAATTGCCGCCATCCAGGTTATGCTTGAGGATAAGCTGGACGCCGAGGCGCGGGAGAAGGGTGCCTACCTGATGCAGGGCATGAAAGAATTGCAGCAAAAGTATCCCTCCTTTATCAAGGAGGTGCGAGGAAGAGGGCTGTTGATCGGCGTGGAATTCAACCGCTTTTCAGGGGGAATTCTGAACAGGGTTACCGGAGGCAGGCTCGAGAAGATCGTTGATGAATATCTGGCCGCCCTGGTGGCGGGGGAGTTGATGAATAGATATCATATTATTACTGCTTACACACTCAACAATCCTAATGTCATCCGGTTTGAGCCACCTTTGATAGTCTCTCGGGAGCAGCTTGACTATCTATTGGAAGCCCTGGATGATATCTTTAAGAAGCACCGCAGTATCTGGGGGCTTCTCCTGGCCGGTGGGAAGAATATCTTGCTGAAGTAG
- a CDS encoding YiiX/YebB-like N1pC/P60 family cysteine hydrolase, producing MWIQLLASAGRGHFGTGNFGGTPNNLDLSLLEPGDILLGGNPGGSYGRYTHAGLYIGNNQVVTMYTASGIYLEPPTAYQHYQWAAILRVKASPAQKQAAVSYCRSQVGGAFFILTPKTENGLWYCSKLIWLAYLKQGIDLDPFNFYWVLPDAFIHSPNVEIIAVSEVQQ from the coding sequence TTGTGGATACAGCTGCTTGCTTCTGCAGGGAGAGGCCATTTCGGCACCGGGAATTTCGGGGGCACCCCGAATAATCTGGATTTATCTTTGCTCGAACCCGGGGATATTCTTCTCGGAGGAAATCCCGGTGGTTCCTATGGGCGTTATACACATGCCGGTTTATACATCGGCAACAACCAGGTTGTCACCATGTATACAGCCAGCGGAATTTACCTGGAACCCCCCACCGCCTATCAGCATTACCAGTGGGCAGCGATTCTCAGAGTAAAAGCAAGCCCTGCCCAGAAACAAGCAGCAGTCTCTTACTGCCGCTCTCAGGTAGGTGGAGCTTTCTTCATCCTGACCCCGAAAACGGAAAACGGCCTCTGGTACTGCTCTAAGCTGATCTGGCTTGCCTATCTCAAACAGGGGATTGATCTCGATCCCTTTAACTTTTACTGGGTTCTCCCCGATGCTTTTATTCACAGCCCCAATGTAGAGATCATCGCCGTATCGGAGGTACAGCAATAA
- a CDS encoding sulfite exporter TauE/SafE family protein: MKNLEYSKQGRELITMHFITLITGLATGWLSALLGIGGGVILIPAMVYLLKIPVQQAVGTSLMVIIPTAVVGAWKHYNLNHVNLKFALLLAMGAVVGAYFGALTTSYISGEVIRKLFAVLLLITAVRMFIS, from the coding sequence ATGAAAAATTTAGAATACTCAAAGCAAGGAAGAGAGTTGATTACAATGCATTTTATTACGTTAATTACCGGTCTGGCGACCGGGTGGTTAAGCGCTCTTCTCGGCATCGGCGGTGGTGTTATTTTAATTCCGGCAATGGTATACCTGTTAAAAATTCCGGTACAACAGGCAGTGGGTACATCATTGATGGTAATCATCCCGACTGCTGTTGTGGGTGCCTGGAAACATTATAATTTAAATCATGTAAATTTAAAATTTGCCTTGCTTTTGGCCATGGGAGCGGTGGTCGGTGCCTATTTCGGGGCTTTGACTACCTCTTATATATCCGGCGAAGTGATCCGGAAATTATTTGCTGTTCTTCTATTGATCACGGCAGTGCGCATGTTTATTTCTTAA
- the infC gene encoding translation initiation factor IF-3, protein MRRWRIINKDLRVNEEIRAREARIVGSDGQQLGIMPVKEGLRIAMEQGLDLVEVAPHAKPPVCRIMDYGKYKYEQSKRERDARKKQRVINIKELKIRPGIEEHDFQVKVRSAQRFLSDGDKVKVTLMFRGREISHAELGHNLCMRFYQQLEKQAIMEKEPRVEGRNMIMILAPRPQEQVKGD, encoded by the coding sequence TTGAGGAGGTGGCGGATAATTAACAAAGATCTGCGGGTCAATGAAGAGATCCGTGCCCGGGAGGCTCGAATAGTTGGCAGTGACGGCCAGCAGCTGGGAATTATGCCAGTCAAAGAAGGCCTTCGCATTGCAATGGAACAGGGCCTTGACCTTGTCGAAGTAGCGCCCCATGCAAAACCCCCGGTATGCCGGATCATGGATTACGGTAAATATAAATATGAACAAAGTAAAAGAGAACGGGATGCCCGGAAGAAGCAGCGGGTTATTAATATTAAAGAACTAAAGATCAGACCCGGCATTGAGGAGCATGACTTTCAAGTAAAAGTGCGAAGTGCTCAACGATTTTTAAGCGACGGTGACAAAGTTAAAGTGACCTTGATGTTCAGGGGGCGGGAGATCTCGCACGCCGAGTTAGGGCATAACCTTTGCATGAGGTTTTATCAGCAGCTGGAAAAGCAGGCTATCATGGAGAAAGAGCCGAGGGTTGAAGGAAGAAATATGATTATGATCCTGGCGCCGAGACCCCAGGAACAGGTGAAAGGAGACTAA
- the rpmI gene encoding 50S ribosomal protein L35: MPKMKTHRGAAKRFKRTGSGLWKRAKAYKSHLLAHKPQDRKRRLRRPGLVSAADQGRLKRLLPYL, encoded by the coding sequence ATGCCGAAGATGAAAACGCACCGGGGTGCAGCCAAAAGGTTTAAACGAACTGGAAGCGGGCTCTGGAAGCGTGCCAAAGCCTATAAGAGCCACCTTTTGGCCCATAAGCCCCAAGACCGTAAGCGCCGCCTCCGCCGACCGGGGCTCGTGAGTGCGGCCGACCAAGGGAGACTAAAGCGGCTACTGCCTTACCTGTAA
- the rplT gene encoding 50S ribosomal protein L20, with translation MARVKGGPVTRRRHKKVLKLARGYRGAKSKLFRVANQQVMKSLNYAYIHRKLRKRDFRKLWITRINAAARMYGLSYNKFMNGLKKAGVAVNRKMLAELAVNDIQAFGKLVELARQKLES, from the coding sequence ATGGCTAGAGTAAAGGGCGGACCCGTAACCAGGCGCCGTCATAAAAAGGTTTTGAAGCTGGCGAGGGGTTATCGCGGTGCCAAGAGTAAACTCTTCCGCGTGGCTAACCAGCAGGTGATGAAGTCCCTGAATTATGCCTATATACACCGGAAACTGAGGAAGCGAGATTTTCGGAAGCTTTGGATTACCCGGATCAATGCCGCGGCCCGCATGTACGGACTCTCCTATAATAAGTTTATGAACGGTTTGAAAAAGGCCGGGGTAGCCGTCAACAGGAAGATGCTGGCAGAACTTGCGGTCAACGATATTCAGGCATTTGGAAAACTGGTGGAACTCGCCAGACAAAAGCTGGAGAGCTAA